From one Mytilus trossulus isolate FHL-02 chromosome 10, PNRI_Mtr1.1.1.hap1, whole genome shotgun sequence genomic stretch:
- the LOC134686948 gene encoding uncharacterized protein LOC134686948: protein MADRRAPRFRQRSNQWNSSDPANWTANKLKVELESINIFVPVSLGKNMLKKIYMDNIARRKIAPADQQMTGNTSQTSASSDIAPSTSTADASSNLNSVTIASSNQAPDQRDLTSDSGSNSARSISVTEPRMNFPSGTTGSTSSNMAAPSANVNNEVMTGMLNSMQSMQGTMLGLQQTVIKLININDKPVTVGVEDNNLSTAYAAMGNNDPGPRPSTSAGAESPCSQAFPLNDKQISSPCKRSTGGSMQSSSSSTCVMELDTVVSQLWEAAISTGTRKTYETGFRSYTSFLLLTGVVALILPGCVPVNEQLLLLFVAYCTSRLHISYSTIKLYLCGIRFKCLELNINYPDLTKLRRLKAILNGVKRTYKTNPKPRYPITFDILQKVCLWLRQNSSYENLLLETMCTVAFFGFLRCGEFTVDSCGNFDPAFNLCISDITILSDSIHLKLKISKTDPFRQGVTIKLFETGTEICPHRICCLYMNNRFQRNPSPETPLFVDLTGAAVTRAKFLSLFKHALDSLGIDSTYYSGHSFRIGAATTAGSVQVEDHLIKVMGRWSSDAYCRYIKISESDLKRAQNSLAKN, encoded by the exons ATGGCCGATCGCCGTGCACCTCGTTTCAGACAGAGGTCTAATCAGTGGAACAGTTCCGACCCAGCTAACTGGACTGCTAACAAATTGAAAGTTGAATTGGAAAgtattaacatttttgttcctGTTTCTCTGGGAAAAAACATGCTTAAGAAGATTTACATGGATAACATCGCGCGTAGGAAAATCGCCCCAGCTGACCAACAGATGACAGGCAACACCTCACAGACATCAGCATCATCAGACATTGCACCAAGTACATCTACTGCTGATGCAAGTTCTAATTTGAACTCAGTTACAATTGCCAGTTCTAATCAAGCTCCCGATCAAAGAGATTTAACCTCGGACAGCGGAAGTAATTCGGCTAGGAGCATATCCGTGACAGAACCGCGGATGAATTTCCCGAGTGGAACGACCGGATCTACGTCATCCAATATGGCGGCGCCCAGTGCCAATGTCAACAATGAAGTTATGACAGGGATGTTAAATTCAATGCAGTCCATGCAAGGAACGATGCTGGGTTTACAGCAGACagttattaaattaattaacaTCAATGACAAACCAGTAACCGTTGGCGTTGAGGATAACAACCTCAGCACTGCATACGCAGCCATGGGAAACAACGATCCCGGTCCAAGGCCAAGCACCAGTGCAGGAGCTGAATCTCCATGTAGCCAGGCTTTCCCATTAAATG ATAAACAAATTTCGTCGCCTTGCAAAAGAAGCACAGGAGGTTCCATGCAAAGTTCCTCCTCCTCAACTTGTGTTATGGAGCTCGACACCGTAGTTAGCCAGTTGTGGGAGGCAGCAATATCTACAGGCACAAGAAAAACTTATGAAACTGGTTTTAGATCATACacttcttttttgttattaactGGTGTTGTTGCTTTAATATTGCCTGGCTGTGTACCAGTCAATGAACAGttattattactttttgttGCTTATTGTACAAGTAGACTACATATAAGTTATAGTACtattaaattgtatttgtgTGGTATTAGGTTCAAATGTTTAGAACTTAACATAAATTATCCTGATTTAACTAAGTTAAGACGACTCAAAGCTATACTGAATGGAGTAAAGCGTACTTATAAAACCAATCCTAAACCAAGGTACCCTataacttttgatattttacagaAAGTCTGTCTCTGGCTGCGCCAGAACAGTAGTTATGAGAATTTATTATTAGAAACTATGTGTACAGTtgcattttttggttttttaagATGTGGTGAATTCACAGTTGATAGTTGTGGAAATTTTGATCCAgcttttaatttatgtatttcagATATTACTATTCTAAGCGACAGTATACATCTTAAGcttaaaatttctaaaacagATCCTTTTAGACAAGGTGTGACTATTAAACTTTTTGAAACAGGTACTGAGATTTGCCCACATAGGATATGCTGTTTGTATATGAATAATCGCTTTCAAAGGAATCCGTCTCCTGAAACTCCATTGTTTGTCGATTTAACTGGGGCTGCTGTCACCAGAGCTAAATTTCTCTCTTTATTCAAACATGCTTTAGATAGTTTAGGTATTGACTCTACCTATTACAGTGGCCATTCTTTTCGTATCGGGGCAGCGACAACTGCCGGTTCAGTTCAGGTTGAGGACCACTTGATAAAAGTTATGGGAAGATGGTCTTCAGATGCTTACtgtagatatataaaaatttcagagtCTGACCTGAAAAGAGCTCAAAATTCTTTAGCAAAGAATTGA